The following are encoded together in the Lathyrus oleraceus cultivar Zhongwan6 chromosome 3, CAAS_Psat_ZW6_1.0, whole genome shotgun sequence genome:
- the LOC127128114 gene encoding oleosin Ara h 10.0101: MTERTTPHQVLVHTTTRSTYDTAVTPQQRYEAVTPQQRYEAVTPQQRFQGSRATHYSDKTPSTSQVLAVIAGLPVGGILLALAGLSLLGTLTGLALTTPLFILFSPILVPATIIIGLAVAGFLTSGAFGLTALSSFSWVVNYIRQTQGSVPEQLESAKYRLADVASYVGQKTKEAGQKTKEVGQEIQSKAQESKQDIQAKAQESKRTSTAAA, translated from the coding sequence ATGACGGAACGTACAACACCACACCAAGTCCTAGTGCACACAACAACACGCAGTACTTACGACACCGCTGTTACCCCTCAACAGCGATATGAGGCTGTTACCCCTCAACAGCGATATGAGGCTGTTACCCCTCAACAGCGATTTCAGGGTAGTAGAGCTACACATTATTCTGACAAAACTCCATCAACCTCTCAAGTGCTTGCCGTCATTGCTGGCCTTCCTGTAGGCGGCATACTGCTTGCACTCGCTGGACTCTCCCTTCTCGGAACACTCACAGGACTGGCGCTCACAACCCCGCTTTTCATCCTCTTCAGTCCTATACTTGTTCCCGCCACCATTATCATTGGCCTGGCTGTCGCCGGTTTTTTGACGTCCGGAGCATTTGGGCTAACGGCTCTTTCGTCGTTCTCATGGGTCGTAAATTACATCCGGCAGACTCAAGGGAGTGTGCCCGAGCAACTCGAGTCTGCCAAGTATCGTTTGGCGGACGTGGCAAGTTATGTGGGGCAGAAGACGAAGGAGGCAGGACAGAAGACGAAGGAAGTTGGACAAGAGATACAGTCAAAGGCTCAGGAATCGAAGCAAGATATA